The DNA region gttgttttcgctttcaaccaatatcagaccaataacaaattttgttatgataacataaactgttattaaacccttatgcaaaaatggatttttcaagaagattccataacgaattctgttattttaacattatttgttattgaaatagcacgaattttgttattaccgtttgCCCGGGAAATACCAAATTTGTGAGCTTTGGTGTTCACGCTTGAGAACAAATTTGTAACTTTTATAAATACATTCCTTTACCAAGAATACTGTACATGactaaaaaaaaagctaaaaaatcacaaacctCGTTAAAAAGTTTCCGCTCCATTCTACTCGGGTGTAGCAACCCGAAGTCACCCACTCAAGCTTTGATGCCTATCCTATCCACCCCTCCAAAACAAACTCGAAATGAGCCGCCTCGTGCTCGTGATATCCGTTGGCGTTGACTTTGGGGAATGCGTGGGTGGGCATCACACATACACACCAGGGACTAAATTAATCGCACATTTAGCATTTCGAATTAAACTGCCGGGGAAAAGGATGCTCGTGCCACAAACATGTGACTGACTGATGTTTGAGTGAATTTTACGGAGAAGGGATTTTCATAGGAGGGTAGTCGTAAAGTTTAAGGATTTCATTATTCGGAAGGATGGTCGTCTTTTTTGTGTGTTGGGGAGGCTTGGGATGAAGGATGAGTTGGGGGTTGCAAATGAGTAAATAATTTGTTCTAAAACACATTAGCAAATTATGCTCCCCCTTAATCTTCGTGGGTTGCATTATCACGAGTGACTGAGCCCGTACGTTTTACTTTGTGGAAGAAGGCGGTGTTGATTTTCTACAATTTCCGTTCCTAGAAGGAAAGGATTCCCAaacatcccgggcagacggtaataacaatattcatgccatttcaataacacatattgttaaaataacagtaaGTGTTGtggaatctttttgaaaatccatttttgcatgagggtttaataacagttaattTCACATcacatttgttattggtctgatattggttgaaaggcaaaacaactttggaataacatgttttgttatggaaaaatacctccaattgttattgggatgattggattagttattaaaataacagaaaattataacaaagttcgaagaataactcaaaatgtaataagtctgttattacattAACAATCcagtaacaaaaaaatcaaaacgacgaataacaaatcttgctataaataacataaaatgttattttccaatatcaaaaaatgttattcccaaattatttccgtctgctcgggatggcTGTAAGATAAACtcataacaaaattgaaaatttagctTCTCGGAAACGATTGCCTTAATTGAACAAGAGCTCAGAGAATGTATCCATCACTCGAGCGAAAGCTGAAGCCATATGGTTCAGACCAAAAGATCATACTTAAGTTCACTTGCCAATTTGTTCAAGTTTCTTCCTTAAAGTCCAAAGTTCGAGCGGCACTTCAGAGGCCACCACAAAGTCCTTCCAGCAATGTAAACCACTCTTCCCCGACTGCACACATAAATCACACTACCACAAAGTCAAATTCCTTGAAGACAGCTAAAAAGAAGAGCCGTAAGGACCTCCTCTTCTCAAAAGGAtatagagagagagggagagcagCAGCAATTGTCGAGTGCTTTCCCATTAttggaaaacttttgatttattattatgttAATTGAGTGCCTCTGCTCGAAAGTTCGACTCCATTTCTTGCTCGTTTGCTCAACCTGCCGGCAGGATCGATAAAAAAGGGGGCGGAAATTAGAGTGTAACCAAAATGACACCCATTTGCCGCTTTGTTGAAGAGGGGGACGGAACAATTTATGCTAATTAAGCTCGTTGTATGATTAATTATATGGGTGCAGGTGGAAGAGGTGCCTCGTTTCACACCATTTGCAGAAGGATGGCTTCATTTGAAGGAGGTTGTAAAGAACAAATTTATCACTTTTCCGGGGTCGACACTATTCGGGCTTTATTAGCTATTGTTTCTCCTAGATGCGGACAGCGCCATCTTTTGACGAGTACTAATAACAACTCCCTCTTTTCTCTCTTTTCAGATATAAAATCGAGGTGGCCGGCAAAAATGTCCCGGTTCTCACGATCCAAGACAAGGGTCGGTACGGTGTTATTGTGTTCGAAAATTTGGAAAAGTACCTGCAAATGGACAACTGGAACCGGCAGCTGCTGGACAAGTACTGCCGAGACTATTCGGTAGGAATCATTGGCTTTGTGGCGCCCAGCGAGGAAACCTTGGTTGGGGCCCAACTCCGAGGGTTCCCACTGTACGTGCACACGAACCTGAGACTGAGGGACGCCAGTTTGAACCCGGGATCGCCGGTACTGCGGTTAACCCGGGCCGGGGATACCGCGTGGGGACCACTGCCGGGGGGAGATTGGGCCATATTTCAGCACAACCACAGTAGCTATGAACCGCTGGAGTGGGCGCAACGGAACAACCAGGACTACCCGACGGATGGGCTGATACAGCCACCGTTGGCCACGGTCATTCAGGATCACGGAAGAGTTGACGGAATTCAGCGGGTGCTGTTCGGTTCTGGATTGAGGTTTTGGTTGCATCGATTGCTGTTTTTGGACGCGTTGTCCTACCTTAGCCACGGTCAGTTGAGTCTAAACTTGGAGCGAAGGATTCTGATTGACGTCGACGACATTTTCGTTGGAGAGAAGGGAACCCGACTGAAACCAGACGATGTTCATGCGCTGATTGCGACCCAGAACCGGATAGCGGGGTTGGTTCCCGGATTCCGCTTTAACCTTGGTTTCTCCGGCAAGTACTTCCACCACGGAACGCACGAAGAAAATCTCGGCGACGACATGCTGCTCCGTAACGTTGATCAGTTCAACTGGTTCTCGCACATGTGGAACCACCAACAGCCGCATCTCTACGACAACCTCACCACCCTCATGAACGACATGATCCTGAACAAAGACTTTGCCAACGAAAAGGGCATCCCAACGGACTCCGGCTACTCGGTCTCACCACATCACTCGGGCGTCTACCCCGCCCACGAACTCCTCTACATGGCCTGGAAAAAGGTCTGGAACATCCGGGTCACGTCCACCGAAGAGTACCCACACCTAAGGCCAGCCCGTCTCCGCCGTGGCTTCATCCATCGCAACATCATGGTCCTCCCCCGACAAACCTGCGGCCTCTTCACCCACACCATGTACATCGACCGCTACCCCGGCGGACGCGACAAACTCGACGAATCCATCCAGGGCGGAGAACTCTTCCAAACCATCGTCTACAACCCAATCAACATCTTCATGACGCACATGTCCAACTACGGCAGCGATCGCCTTGCCCTGTACACCTTCGAATCCGTCATCAAATTCCTACGCTGCTGGACCAACCTCAAACTGACCTCCGCCCCTCCCCTCCTCCTCGGCGAAACCTACTTCAAGCTCCACCCGGACGAAACCGACCCCGTCTGGGGCAACCCGTGCGACGACCAGCGCCACATCAAAATCTGGTCCCGCAACAAAAGCTGCGACACACTGCCCAAATTCCTCGTGATCGGACCGCAGAAAACCGGAACCACCGCCCTGTACACCTTCCTCAGCCTGCACCCGTCGGTCGCGAGCAACCTGCCCAACCCGGACACCTTCGAGGAGATTCAATTCTTCAACGGGAACAACTACTACCGCGGCCTCGACTGGTACCAGAACTTTTTCCCCGTGCAGCCGAACGGAACCGGCGGCCGGTACATGTTCGAGAAGTCGGCCACGTACTTTGACGGGGAGTTGGTGCCGAAGCGGGCGCACGCCCTTTTGCCGCACGCCAAGCTGGTCACGATACTGATTTCGCCGGCGAAGCGAGCCTACTCCTGGTACCAGCACATCAAGGCTCACGGCGACCCGATCGCGAACAATTACAGCTTCTTTCAGGTGAGTTACTTTATTCTCTttagttcaatttttgattccaacaaaatgttttgtttattcgcactttttatatgaaatcCGATGCTCAAAACTTTGTTTGCTTACCTTTAATACCTTTATTTAAGTTCTTCGATtccattttagtaaaaaaattatGGTTGATTGCCACTAACAATACCGAATACATTTTCTCaacatttcatcaccgccattttggccaccatcttggattcaaaCATTCTAAATGACTTAAGAGTATTGATGGGgtcatatttaaaaacaattggaAAATGGAAAAGTGCCTGGAAACTGatgaacgaagttgactttatagctgtcggccactattgctagtactaaccactagtgtcttcctttttatctacaaggacttcgccgctctGGGCTCCTAactgtttgagtacggcacggagcgacggcgccggatacccatatttacacaaagaatttaagAGTGCCCGCCGCGAGATTCGAACCAATGTCGGCGtctgttacgaaatgttacgaaaattggGAGAGGGGGGGGGAGTGTGTTACGCGTTACATAGGGGGTAGGGGATCGCTCatctgttacgatttgttacgaagggggggggggaggaggggggttaaaaatcctaaattttgcgttacgtaataaaagaactctcccttatgttattttttttagttagattatgcactcaaaatcagaagtatccctcaaaaggatACTTCTATCCTTTTTTCATATTCACTCGGCGtcaccctttcaaaagggtatgtcaaaatcagtacattttcgatacccttttaaatGGGGTTTTGGGggatcctttcagctgtgtataAGGCATTTATCACAATAGATACAAATAAAGTTGGTTGTAAAGGAAACAGAAAACAGGAAAACAACTCGCAAAAAACCTGTCACTATTGCTggaacagctgtaacttttgagtgaattttctgatcaattttgtgtcttcggcaaagttgtaggtattgttgaggacttttgagaaaaaaataggtacacgtaaaaaaaatttgcagattttttatcaacttttttttcactaaaactcaatttcacaaaatacgtattttttgattttcgagattttttgatatgttttaggggacaaaaatccgcaacttttgagccatagagaaacatggtcaaaaaatctgccgccgagttatgaatttttgaaaaaatagtgacttttggaaaaaatcgaagtttcatgcaaaaacaatcgaatgcaatcgaaaagtactttacagatattttgataaagggctccgttttcaagatatagccaccgaaagtttgattttagcgaaatatttgcagtttttcaatttttaaaatagtgaccatgagtgaccatttctaaaaatatttttttttaaagttcagaaaatttgctataaaattgtctaagagatattAAAGATtcgacctcgggttgctgagatagagccgctttaagaaaaagaaacacgaaaattgaagttttcttaatctcaccaaaacaacccaccattttctaatgaccatatctcaacagctaatggtccgattttcaatgttaacattgaaaatcgtgaaattttccgatcttttcgaaaaaaatattttgaaattttttaaatcgagactaacattttaaatgggcgtagtattcaatgtttggcccttttaaaatgttggtctcgatttaaaaattttcaaagtatttttttcgaaaagatcggaaaatttcacgaatgtttcatgtgttaacattgataaccggaccattagttgctgagatatcgtcattagaaaatggtgggttgttttggtgcgattaagaaaacttcaattttcgtgtttcattttcttaaagcggctctatctcagcaacccgaggtccaatctttaatatcccttagacaattttataacaaattttctgaacttttaaaaaaaatgtttttagaaatggtcacttatggtcgctatttttaaaaattgaaaaactgcaaatatttcgctaaaatcaaacttgtcAATTGATGTAAAGTcgattgtttttgcatgaaacttcgattttttccaaaaatcactatttttttcaaaaattcataactcggcggcagattttttgaccatgtttctctatggctcaaaagttgcggattgttgtcccttaaaacatataaaaaaatctcgaaaatcaaaaaatatgtattttgggaaattgagcttTGTGaagataccatttttgtatggacagcagccaaaattgtatggagacttgtatgggtgaaccaatgacgcaaaataacttatttggtcatagggagtttaagtcaaatcaaaaatacaaaaaataaaaatggtcgaaatcggccgatttcgtagagagttgctctgtagcctataattttcgtatggtcctcagaatcattttcccataataaagttaaaaatattttttttcgaaattcaagggttaaaacatattttcataaacAGAGTGTAACAAAGTTTTcgcttaaggaggtattagactatgacaaacaaaaacgcacttttttgtgttaaaCGTTTTGCCAAATTGTTTGCGGTAAACAATGCAAATGCTTGCAGGCTGAAGTTCTTTGGTAAAAAAATTGCCCGATTCaacgaaaaatttaaatatttatctctagattaaattttcaaaagattctatctgcataggaaatccATGACTCATATgttgttctaaaaattttaatcttattttactaattttttcctttttttgtgtgcagagtagggtgcccagaatatggaactttaaaaaaaaaaaatctggttccACAAGTTGATTATTGCTTCTTgtgctattttaggactctgagccaaatatgagcaacatCGGGCAACATTtgcccattgatactcggaaaGGTGAAGTGGTGATGTTTGTATgagaaaaatcagaaaaatgtaTGAAACCTCAATTTTTCCTTAATTTGTTGCTCACATACCACAGCTGTTCAATTCgtccctgaaaagttattagtaatttaaaaaagtcatttatgcatttaaaaaaaaatccgcctgCTTCTACCCAGTCAAATCCTGCCTTTTTCTGTTACGGAATCTAATTAtaatcgtacacaaattccgtttcaaacgcaacaaccggttcgaacacgttTGCGTTTGAAACCGAATTCGTATAGGATTCTAAttagaattcggattgagttaactgggtagGCTCTGGTATCATTGGGTGCACCCTAATGGACTCGATTACCCGAAGACCTTGGGAAAAATAACTTTGGATAACCGAATCATCGAAaattgaatcacgaaaaaaatcgcTGTCTTTTCTATAGTTGAGCTTAATGTCGTCTTAAAAAATCTAGTGAGGTGATGAAATGTTGAGAAAAAgcatttcttgagtttttttttgaaaggtccaataaaccaaattttcagtttttgctttttgggtgtttttgaaaccgccttgaatcaggggtattaaaaaacactcaaaaagcaaaaaatgaaaatttgttttataggaccttttaaaaaaaaactccggattTGGTAATTTAATAGAAAGTATGGTGACATAAAGGTTGTGTTAACtgtgtcggatcattgtcaagtgtgaaattcttatgtaaaaatgtataacaaaaaaaaactttgtcgaagaccacaaaacgatccgagttaaccctgactgagttattagcgatttaaagaagacgtttttgtatgaaagatttttttcatctttaacttaacccttaaaccttaaccgatttggctcgaaATTGttacagttatttatttttaactaaaTAATCGAGCCAAATTTAACTGAGCTTTCGACGGACAGGCTTTTGAACGACCTTTCCAATAGATCAAGTCAaattatctggcaacactgtcattttttttctttttttactgtCATGATATAACGAAACTGAATTGTTGACAGAATGTtacaaatttttgattaaaattgcttCAAGAATcgttcaactcaactcaactcattcATGAACGTTTTCCATCCTCTCCCCGCCCACCCAGGTCATCATGGCGAGCGACTCGGCCCCGAAACCGCTGCGCGACCTGCGCAACCGGTGCCTCAACCCGGGCAAGTACGCCCAACACCTGGAGCGGTGGCTCGCGTACTACCCCCAGCAGCAGCTGCAGATCATCGACGGCGAGCAGCTCAAGTCGAACCCGGTCGAGGTGATGATGGAGCTGCAGCGCTTCCTGAAGCTGTCGCCCACGTTCGACTACAGCGAGCACCTGCGGTTCGACAACAAGAAGGGATTCTACTGCCAGATCGTGAACGAGAACAAGAACAAGTGTTTGGGCAAGTCGAAGGGCCGCCAGTATCCGCCCATGGACGAGAAGAGCGCCAAGTGGTTGCAGAGGTTGATATTGGGTtgaatgtttaaaatgtttagtttATTAATTATTAACTTGTTTTTAGGTACTACCAAAACCACAACAGCGCACTCAACAAGCTGCTGAAGAAGCTCGGCTCGCGGCCCATCCCCCAGTGGCTTAAGGACGACCTCTCGACGACTTCATAACATCAgcggcagcagcaacagcaacttcagcagcagaaccagcagcagcagcaaccgaTTATTCAATGCATTCAACGATAGTCAATAGTTAcgatggcagcagcagca from Culex quinquefasciatus strain JHB chromosome 3, VPISU_Cqui_1.0_pri_paternal, whole genome shotgun sequence includes:
- the LOC6040591 gene encoding bifunctional heparan sulfate N-deacetylase/N-sulfotransferase, encoding MKGSDSTTKLWSGSSSPSASSHDLTTGHFPHQQKSSGMAMSTLNRHSSETGSTVHLLGATSDTPGPGGGGGGLKLTAGSSLTSADRSNHNGGVGYSSTSCTIPGFNGEPANVNSSIGSSSSKGNYFGSSDCGQHQYQQYHHHHHHPSSSGSSSGSSSSGPGSANIFARCCIYLTKGLNLRICAVALVIVTIFSMLYYNYYMDSSPIASFMHRDTRPAPLIHCRMLSNGKPVEPSPAPDHRSEARLRIDPKVLVFVETTYSRLGRDIAELLVYNRIKYKIEVAGKNVPVLTIQDKGRYGVIVFENLEKYLQMDNWNRQLLDKYCRDYSVGIIGFVAPSEETLVGAQLRGFPLYVHTNLRLRDASLNPGSPVLRLTRAGDTAWGPLPGGDWAIFQHNHSSYEPLEWAQRNNQDYPTDGLIQPPLATVIQDHGRVDGIQRVLFGSGLRFWLHRLLFLDALSYLSHGQLSLNLERRILIDVDDIFVGEKGTRLKPDDVHALIATQNRIAGLVPGFRFNLGFSGKYFHHGTHEENLGDDMLLRNVDQFNWFSHMWNHQQPHLYDNLTTLMNDMILNKDFANEKGIPTDSGYSVSPHHSGVYPAHELLYMAWKKVWNIRVTSTEEYPHLRPARLRRGFIHRNIMVLPRQTCGLFTHTMYIDRYPGGRDKLDESIQGGELFQTIVYNPINIFMTHMSNYGSDRLALYTFESVIKFLRCWTNLKLTSAPPLLLGETYFKLHPDETDPVWGNPCDDQRHIKIWSRNKSCDTLPKFLVIGPQKTGTTALYTFLSLHPSVASNLPNPDTFEEIQFFNGNNYYRGLDWYQNFFPVQPNGTGGRYMFEKSATYFDGELVPKRAHALLPHAKLVTILISPAKRAYSWYQHIKAHGDPIANNYSFFQVIMASDSAPKPLRDLRNRCLNPGKYAQHLERWLAYYPQQQLQIIDGEQLKSNPVEVMMELQRFLKLSPTFDYSEHLRFDNKKGFYCQIVNENKNKCLGKSKGRQYPPMDEKSAKWLQRYYQNHNSALNKLLKKLGSRPIPQWLKDDLSTTS